One Plasmodium sp. gorilla clade G2 genome assembly, chromosome: 12 genomic window carries:
- a CDS encoding 10 kDa chaperonin, with the protein MSSTITRKFIPLMDRILISKIVPKTTTKSGLFLPESATEPSYTGKVLAVGPGRVTSNGTKISPSVKEGDVVVLPEYGGSSLKIDGEEFFVYRDDDIIGIIKDE; encoded by the exons ATG agtTCTACTATAACTAGAAAATTTATTCCATTGATGGATAGAATTTTAATAAGTAAAATAGTACCAAAAACTACTACAAAGTCTGGACTATTTTTACCAGAAAGCGCAACTGAGCCATCATACACAGGAaag gTATTAGCTGTTGGTCCAGGAAGAGTAACTAGTAATGGTACAAAAATATCACCAAGTGTAAAAGAAGGAGATGTTGTTGTTTTACCTGAATATGGTGGTTCCTCTTTAAAAATTGATGGAGAAGAATTTTTTGTTTACAGAGATGATGATATAATTGGtataataaaagatgaataa